A stretch of the Pseudomonas sp. ACM7 genome encodes the following:
- a CDS encoding PLDc N-terminal domain-containing protein has product MGSTFNGLIGLIILALDIWAIINVLKSGADTGMKIIWVLLILLLPVLGLIIWAIAGPRGNVRV; this is encoded by the coding sequence ATGGGTTCCACGTTCAACGGTCTGATTGGCCTGATTATTCTTGCCCTGGATATCTGGGCGATCATCAACGTGCTCAAAAGTGGTGCCGACACAGGGATGAAAATCATCTGGGTGCTGCTGATCCTGCTGCTGCCGGTGCTGGGCCTGATCATCTGGGCCATTGCCGGGCCACGGGGCAACGTCCGAGTCTGA
- the speE gene encoding polyamine aminopropyltransferase codes for MSNTPTSEYLETLYEGYGQRFRMEKLLHEVRTEHQHLVIFENPRMGRVMALDGVIQTTEADEFIYHEMLTHVPILAHGTAKRVLIIGGGDGGMLREVAKHRSIEHITMVEIDGTVVDMCKEYLPNHSKGAFDDPRLNLVIDDGMRFVATTTEKFDVIISDSTDPIGPGEVLFSENFYQACRRCLNEGGILVTQNGTPFMQIEEVKTTAGRLRSLFPDWHFYQAAVPTYIGGAMTFAWGATNTAYRKLSRETLQQRFAGSGIITRYYNPEIHIGAFALPQYVLQAVNKPSND; via the coding sequence ATGAGCAACACCCCGACCAGCGAGTACCTGGAAACCCTCTACGAAGGCTACGGCCAGCGTTTTCGCATGGAAAAACTGCTGCACGAAGTGCGCACCGAACACCAACACCTGGTGATTTTCGAAAACCCGCGCATGGGCCGCGTCATGGCGCTGGACGGCGTGATCCAGACCACTGAAGCCGACGAATTCATCTACCACGAGATGTTGACCCACGTGCCGATCCTGGCGCATGGCACCGCCAAGCGCGTGCTGATCATCGGTGGCGGTGACGGCGGCATGCTGCGTGAAGTGGCCAAGCACCGCAGCATCGAGCACATCACCATGGTCGAGATCGACGGCACCGTGGTCGACATGTGCAAGGAATACCTGCCGAACCACTCCAAGGGTGCGTTCGACGATCCACGCCTGAACCTGGTGATCGACGACGGCATGCGTTTCGTCGCCACCACCACCGAAAAATTCGACGTGATCATTTCCGATTCCACCGACCCGATCGGCCCGGGCGAAGTGCTGTTCTCGGAAAACTTCTACCAGGCCTGCCGTCGCTGCCTGAACGAAGGCGGCATCCTGGTGACCCAGAACGGCACGCCGTTCATGCAAATCGAAGAAGTCAAAACCACCGCCGGGCGCCTGCGCAGCCTGTTCCCGGACTGGCACTTCTATCAGGCGGCCGTGCCGACCTACATCGGTGGCGCCATGACCTTCGCCTGGGGCGCGACCAATACCGCCTATCGCAAATTGTCCCGCGAAACCCTGCAGCAGCGCTTCGCCGGCAGCGGCATCATTACCCGCTACTACAATCCGGAAATCCACATCGGCGCGTTCGCCTTGCCGCAATACGTCCTGCAGGCTGTGAACAAGCCTAGCAACGACTGA
- a CDS encoding ribonuclease E inhibitor RraB — MSTAYQEDISTSVLRRMKEGGFDFSRFHPIEFYAIFPDEERARRAAGHYCGESLNAQISVRDDGAWYLELSKVMYATYDGIGDFEQDFEAVVEPLGGIIEGWGVKQEVRGRLA; from the coding sequence ATGAGCACAGCCTATCAAGAAGACATCAGCACCAGCGTCTTGCGCCGCATGAAAGAAGGCGGCTTCGACTTTTCACGATTCCATCCCATCGAGTTCTACGCCATTTTCCCGGACGAGGAGCGGGCGCGCAGGGCGGCAGGGCATTACTGCGGTGAATCCTTGAATGCACAAATCAGCGTGCGCGACGACGGCGCGTGGTACCTGGAACTGAGCAAAGTGATGTACGCCACTTATGACGGCATCGGCGATTTTGAGCAGGATTTCGAGGCGGTGGTCGAGCCTTTGGGCGGCATCATCGAAGGATGGGGCGTCAAGCAGGAGGTACGAGGGCGACTCGCATAA
- a CDS encoding circularly permuted type 2 ATP-grasp protein: MIRTYFDEMYDAGGQVRPHYREFARWLAETPDELLAQRRREADLLFHRAGITFTLYGDEQGTERLIPFDTIPRSIPASEWRVVERGCIQRVKALNMFLADLYHEQRIIRAGIIPAEQVLANEQYQLAMQGLDLHRDIYSHISGVDLVRDGDGTYYVLEDNLRTPSGVSYMLEDRKMMMRLFPELFAAQRIAPIDHYPNLLLDTLKSSSPIDNPSVVVLTPGRFNSAFFEHAFLAREMGVELVEGADLFVRDDKVFMRTTDGPKAVDVIYRRLDDAFLDPLAFNPDSMLGVPGLLSSYRSGNVVLANAIGTGVADDKSVYPFVTDMIRFYLDEEPILKNVPTWQCRNPSELSHVLANLPELVVKETQGSGGYGMLVGPAATAAEIESFRARIKAKPHAYIAQPTLSLSTCPTFVENGIAPRHIDLRPFVLSGRETRVVPGGLTRVALREGSLVVNSSQGGGTKDTWVVED, from the coding sequence ATGATCCGCACCTATTTTGATGAGATGTACGATGCCGGCGGTCAGGTCCGCCCGCATTATCGGGAGTTTGCCCGTTGGCTGGCCGAAACGCCTGACGAGCTTTTGGCACAACGGCGACGCGAGGCCGATCTGTTATTTCATCGCGCCGGGATTACGTTCACGCTCTATGGTGATGAGCAAGGGACAGAGCGCCTGATTCCCTTCGACACCATCCCCCGCAGCATCCCCGCCAGTGAATGGCGAGTTGTCGAGCGCGGCTGCATTCAGCGGGTCAAGGCGTTGAACATGTTCCTCGCCGACCTCTATCACGAGCAGCGCATAATCAGGGCAGGCATCATTCCGGCCGAGCAGGTGCTGGCCAACGAGCAATACCAGTTGGCGATGCAAGGGCTGGATTTGCACCGCGATATCTATTCCCACATCTCCGGTGTCGATCTGGTGCGCGATGGCGACGGCACGTACTACGTGCTTGAAGACAATCTTCGTACACCGAGCGGCGTCAGCTACATGCTGGAAGACCGCAAGATGATGATGCGGCTGTTCCCCGAGTTGTTCGCGGCCCAGCGCATTGCCCCTATCGACCACTATCCGAACCTGTTGCTCGACACCCTGAAAAGCTCCAGCCCGATTGATAACCCGAGCGTGGTGGTACTGACGCCGGGTCGTTTCAACAGCGCGTTCTTTGAACATGCGTTTCTGGCGCGGGAAATGGGCGTTGAGCTGGTGGAAGGCGCGGACTTGTTCGTGCGGGATGACAAGGTGTTCATGCGCACCACGGACGGGCCGAAAGCCGTCGACGTGATCTACCGTCGCCTCGACGATGCGTTCCTCGATCCGCTGGCGTTCAACCCGGACTCGATGCTTGGCGTTCCAGGGCTGCTGTCGTCATACCGCTCCGGCAATGTCGTGCTGGCAAATGCCATAGGCACCGGGGTCGCGGACGACAAGTCGGTGTATCCATTCGTCACGGACATGATCCGTTTCTACCTGGATGAAGAACCGATTCTGAAGAATGTGCCGACGTGGCAGTGTCGTAATCCCTCCGAACTGTCCCACGTACTGGCCAATCTTCCGGAACTGGTGGTCAAGGAAACCCAGGGCTCCGGCGGTTACGGAATGCTGGTCGGGCCGGCGGCGACGGCGGCGGAAATCGAGTCTTTCCGCGCGCGGATCAAAGCCAAGCCCCATGCGTACATCGCGCAACCGACGTTGTCCCTGTCGACCTGTCCGACCTTTGTCGAAAACGGCATCGCTCCACGCCACATCGACCTGCGTCCGTTTGTATTGTCTGGCCGCGAAACCCGGGTTGTGCCTGGCGGTTTGACCCGTGTTGCCCTGCGCGAAGGCTCTCTGGTGGTGAATTCATCCCAGGGCGGCGGAACCAAGGACACCTGGGTGGTCGAGGATTGA
- a CDS encoding alpha-E domain-containing protein: MLSRTASDLYWMSRYLERAENLARMLDISYSLSLMPQDGRGDGLHELAMPLLITGTLDDYLERHGELHAERLLHFFALDAANPASIYSCLGAARASAHAVRGRITADMWENINATWLEIRGIADQGLSRYGMSRFCEWIKERSHLFRGASYGTIMRNDAFRFIRLGTFIERADNTLRLLDARYEMAGDQAEAVSDGTAHAYYQWSALLRALSSFEAYTEIYRDAPGARHVAELLLLRADVPRSLRACTEEIDQILAQLPGANGRPAQRLAAEMDARLRYTGITEILDEGLHAWLTEFIPLVRQLGNAIHSSYLEAA; this comes from the coding sequence ATGTTAAGTAGAACTGCCTCGGATTTGTATTGGATGTCGCGTTACCTGGAGCGGGCGGAAAACCTCGCACGGATGCTCGACATCAGTTATTCGCTGTCGCTGATGCCACAGGATGGCCGTGGTGACGGCCTGCATGAACTCGCCATGCCGTTGCTGATCACCGGCACCCTGGACGATTACCTGGAGCGCCACGGCGAATTGCACGCTGAACGGCTGCTGCATTTCTTCGCTCTGGACGCGGCCAACCCGGCGAGCATCTACAGCTGCCTCGGCGCCGCGCGGGCCAGTGCCCATGCGGTGCGTGGGCGAATCACCGCCGACATGTGGGAAAACATCAATGCCACCTGGCTGGAAATTCGCGGGATAGCTGATCAAGGCTTGAGTCGCTACGGCATGAGCCGTTTCTGCGAGTGGATCAAGGAACGTTCCCACCTGTTCCGGGGCGCGTCCTACGGCACGATCATGCGTAACGATGCGTTCCGCTTTATTCGTCTGGGGACGTTTATCGAAAGGGCGGACAACACGTTGCGCCTGCTCGACGCCCGTTACGAAATGGCTGGCGATCAGGCAGAGGCGGTCAGCGATGGCACCGCTCACGCGTATTACCAGTGGAGTGCTTTGCTGCGGGCGTTGTCCTCGTTCGAGGCCTACACCGAGATCTACCGCGATGCGCCCGGCGCCCGGCATGTGGCCGAGTTGCTGTTGCTGCGTGCTGACGTGCCGCGTTCATTGCGAGCCTGCACAGAAGAAATCGACCAGATCCTTGCCCAATTGCCGGGGGCCAATGGCCGTCCCGCGCAACGCCTGGCAGCGGAAATGGACGCACGCCTGCGCTACACCGGCATCACCGAAATTCTCGACGAAGGCCTGCACGCCTGGCTGACCGAGTTCATCCCGCTGGTGCGCCAGTTGGGTAACGCCATACACAGTTCCTACCTGGAGGCTGCATGA
- a CDS encoding transglutaminase family protein, which translates to MRLSISHETTYHYEDQVRASIQYLRLTPHDSERQHVLSWQLDLPRPVRAQLDPFGNILHVLTLDEPHEAIIIGARGQVDIDELREAEHESQSALPFLRFTRLTEADEALRAFAEKECKQRRDRTTLIDLMHGLNQHMTYTPGSTEVDTSAAQAFAGRSGVCQDHTHAFLACARSLGIPSRYVSGYLYSENSEHLASHAWAEAWLDDAWYSFDVTNELARPERHLKLAVGLDYLDACPVRGMRRGGGCEQMHAKVFVSPTPLPVISVQQQ; encoded by the coding sequence ATGAGACTTTCCATTAGCCACGAGACCACCTATCACTACGAAGATCAGGTGCGGGCGAGCATCCAGTACCTGCGACTGACACCCCACGACAGCGAGCGCCAGCATGTGCTCAGCTGGCAGCTCGACCTGCCGCGCCCGGTGCGCGCGCAACTCGATCCGTTCGGCAACATCCTGCACGTGCTGACCCTGGACGAGCCCCACGAGGCGATCATCATCGGCGCTCGTGGGCAGGTGGACATCGATGAATTGCGTGAGGCGGAGCATGAAAGCCAGTCGGCGCTGCCGTTCCTGCGTTTCACGCGCCTGACCGAAGCCGATGAAGCCCTGCGTGCGTTCGCCGAGAAGGAGTGCAAGCAACGCCGGGATCGCACGACGTTGATCGACTTGATGCATGGCCTGAACCAGCACATGACCTACACGCCGGGCTCCACCGAAGTGGACACCAGCGCCGCCCAGGCCTTCGCCGGGCGTTCCGGCGTCTGCCAGGACCACACCCACGCGTTTCTCGCCTGCGCTCGCAGCCTGGGCATTCCGTCGCGTTATGTGTCGGGCTATTTGTACAGCGAGAACAGCGAACACCTGGCCAGTCACGCCTGGGCGGAAGCATGGCTCGATGACGCCTGGTACAGCTTTGACGTGACCAATGAATTGGCGCGGCCTGAGCGTCATCTGAAACTGGCGGTGGGCCTGGATTACCTGGATGCCTGCCCGGTACGTGGCATGCGGCGTGGCGGTGGTTGCGAGCAGATGCATGCGAAAGTGTTTGTTTCGCCAACACCATTACCGGTTATTTCTGTGCAACAGCAATAA
- a CDS encoding cytochrome c, with the protein MDGDHLKTLILFGALLLSTPLSAAQLNLELGASSRTWQTEELLKHPQVQTITISNDVSYKRDMSYRAVPLAALLTGIKPENHLQAVALDGFAAELSAAPLLNTQGARAWLAIEEPAKPWPPLSEGKPGAGPFYLVWTDPQASDISPEQWPFQVASIKRLAPVAERFPALLPDPALKADDPVNKGFSLFQKNCLACHRLNGAGDAQFGPDLNIPFNPTEYFGADFLKRYIRDPQSLRQWPQAKMPGFSATVLPDGDLERLVGYLKHMAGRKVKP; encoded by the coding sequence ATGGACGGCGATCACTTGAAAACGCTCATTCTTTTCGGGGCCTTGCTGCTCAGCACGCCTCTGTCTGCCGCACAGCTGAACCTTGAGTTGGGCGCGAGCAGTCGCACCTGGCAAACCGAGGAATTGCTCAAGCATCCTCAGGTTCAGACCATCACCATTAGCAACGACGTTTCCTACAAACGGGACATGAGCTATCGCGCTGTTCCGTTGGCTGCGTTGTTGACGGGCATCAAGCCTGAAAACCATTTACAGGCGGTAGCCCTGGATGGTTTTGCGGCAGAACTGTCAGCCGCGCCGTTGCTCAATACCCAGGGTGCGCGTGCATGGTTGGCGATTGAAGAACCCGCCAAGCCGTGGCCACCGCTGTCGGAAGGCAAACCCGGCGCCGGGCCGTTCTATCTGGTCTGGACCGATCCTCAGGCGAGCGATATCAGCCCCGAGCAATGGCCCTTTCAAGTGGCGAGCATCAAGCGCTTGGCACCGGTGGCCGAGCGCTTCCCTGCCCTGCTGCCCGATCCGGCGTTGAAGGCTGACGATCCGGTGAACAAGGGTTTTTCGCTGTTTCAGAAGAATTGCCTGGCGTGTCATCGATTGAACGGCGCCGGGGATGCGCAGTTTGGGCCAGACCTGAATATTCCGTTTAACCCGACCGAGTACTTCGGCGCGGATTTCCTCAAGCGCTACATTCGTGATCCGCAGAGCTTGCGCCAGTGGCCTCAGGCGAAGATGCCCGGGTTTTCGGCGACGGTGCTGCCGGACGGGGATCTGGAGAGGTTGGTGGGGTATTTGAAGCATATGGCTGGGCGAAAAGTTAAGCCCTAG
- a CDS encoding acetyl-CoA C-acetyltransferase, with translation MTQAFIFDALRTPRGKGKANGALHSVKPVNLIAGLLTALQQRTSLDTSQVDDVVLGCVTPIGDQGSDIAKTATQVADWDVSVAGLQINRFCASGLEAVNLGAMKVRSGFEDLVVVGGVESMSRVPMGSDGGAWAQDPETSFHSHFAPQGVGADLIATVEGFSRQDIDAYALHSQQKAARARADGSFNKSLVPVQDQNGIILLDHDEFIRAGSTMEGLGQLKPSFEMIGQMGFDATALRVFSHVERINHVHTAGNSSGIVDGAALMLIGSEAKGRALGLQPRARIVATAVTSTDPTIMLTGPAPATRKALAKAGLRVEDIDLFEVNEAFASVVLKFIKDMAIDPDKVNVNGGSIAMGHPLGATGCAILGTLLDELETRRLRYGLATLCVGGGMGIATIIERL, from the coding sequence ATGACCCAAGCTTTTATTTTCGACGCGTTACGCACGCCCCGCGGCAAAGGCAAGGCCAATGGCGCCTTGCACAGCGTCAAACCGGTGAACCTGATAGCCGGGCTGCTCACGGCGCTGCAACAGCGCACGTCTCTCGACACCAGTCAGGTCGACGATGTGGTACTTGGCTGCGTGACGCCCATCGGCGACCAGGGTTCCGACATAGCCAAAACCGCGACCCAGGTGGCGGATTGGGACGTCAGCGTGGCGGGTTTGCAGATCAACCGCTTCTGCGCCTCGGGGTTGGAGGCGGTGAACCTCGGCGCGATGAAAGTGCGTTCCGGCTTCGAAGACCTGGTGGTGGTCGGCGGCGTCGAGTCCATGTCCCGCGTGCCGATGGGCAGCGATGGCGGCGCCTGGGCGCAGGACCCGGAAACCAGTTTTCACAGCCATTTCGCCCCTCAAGGCGTGGGCGCTGACCTGATCGCCACGGTGGAAGGCTTCAGCCGTCAAGACATCGATGCCTATGCGCTGCACTCCCAGCAAAAGGCTGCGCGAGCAAGGGCCGACGGTTCGTTCAACAAATCGCTGGTGCCGGTGCAGGACCAGAACGGCATTATCCTGCTCGATCACGATGAATTCATCCGCGCCGGATCAACCATGGAAGGCTTGGGCCAGCTCAAGCCGAGCTTCGAGATGATCGGGCAAATGGGCTTTGATGCCACCGCGCTTCGGGTCTTCAGCCATGTTGAGCGGATCAACCACGTGCACACGGCGGGTAACAGTTCCGGGATCGTCGATGGTGCGGCGCTGATGCTGATCGGCTCCGAAGCCAAGGGCCGGGCGCTGGGTTTGCAACCGCGGGCGCGGATCGTCGCCACGGCAGTCACCAGTACCGACCCGACTATCATGCTCACCGGCCCCGCGCCGGCCACCCGCAAGGCACTGGCCAAGGCCGGGCTGCGGGTTGAAGACATTGATCTGTTCGAGGTCAACGAAGCCTTCGCCTCGGTGGTGCTGAAATTCATCAAGGACATGGCGATCGACCCGGACAAGGTCAACGTCAACGGCGGCTCCATCGCCATGGGCCACCCGCTGGGTGCCACCGGCTGCGCAATTCTCGGCACGTTGCTCGATGAACTGGAAACCCGGCGCCTGCGCTATGGCCTCGCGACGCTGTGTGTCGGCGGCGGCATGGGCATCGCCACCATCATCGAACGCCTCTGA
- a CDS encoding 3-hydroxyacyl-CoA dehydrogenase NAD-binding domain-containing protein: protein MTEAIRYEKGQDQIVVLTIDMPGQSANTMNAVYREAMAACVARLVAEKDTIAGVIITSAKKTFFAGGDLNELIKVGKLEAKAFYDMVLTLKGQLRTLETLGKPVVAAINGTALGGGWEICLACHHRVALDDSSVQLGLPEVTLGLLPGGGGVVRMVRMLGIEKALPYLLEGKKFRPQQALRAGLIDELAADRDELLAKARAWIIAHPSAVQRWDVKGYQIPGGTPSNPKVAQMLAIAPSILRSKTQGCLPAPEKILCAAVEGAQVDFDTAHLIETRYFTELTTGQVSKNLIGTFWFQLNEINAGSSRPQGFSPYVTRRVGVLGAGMMGAGIAFVSASAGIDVVLKDINLAAAQKGKAHSAVLLDKKVARGQLSVDQRDATLARIHPTESDADLAGCDLIIEAVFEDRDLKANVSSAAQKVVGPDAVIASNTSTLPISGLATAVPDQSKFLGLHFFSPVEKMPLVEIIKGAHTSDETLARGFDFVLQIKKTPIVVNDSRGFFTSRVFGTFTNEGIAMLGEGVSAPMIETEARKAGMPIGPLAISDEVSLSLMSHIRQQTAKDLQAEGKPLIEHPAFAVIDLLLNEYKRPGKAGGGGFYDYPARGQKHLWPELKSRFEKADGQISPKDVRDRLLFVQAIETVRCVEEGVLTSTADANVGSIFGIGFAAWTGGALQFINQYGVKDFVARAQYLAEQYGERFAPPALLLEKAAKGEAF, encoded by the coding sequence ATGACTGAAGCCATTCGTTACGAAAAAGGTCAGGACCAGATCGTCGTCCTGACCATCGACATGCCGGGCCAGAGCGCCAACACCATGAACGCGGTTTACCGCGAAGCCATGGCTGCCTGTGTTGCCAGACTGGTTGCCGAAAAAGACACCATCGCCGGCGTGATCATCACCTCGGCCAAGAAAACCTTCTTCGCCGGCGGCGACCTCAATGAACTGATCAAGGTCGGCAAGCTCGAGGCCAAAGCCTTTTACGACATGGTGCTGACACTCAAAGGGCAGCTGCGAACTCTGGAAACCCTCGGCAAACCGGTGGTCGCCGCGATCAACGGCACCGCGTTGGGCGGCGGTTGGGAAATCTGCCTGGCGTGCCATCACCGGGTTGCGCTGGACGACTCTTCGGTGCAACTCGGCTTGCCGGAAGTGACCCTCGGCCTGCTGCCAGGCGGCGGCGGGGTGGTGCGCATGGTGCGGATGCTCGGTATTGAAAAAGCCTTGCCCTATCTGCTCGAAGGCAAAAAATTCCGGCCGCAGCAGGCGTTGCGGGCAGGTTTGATTGATGAGTTGGCGGCGGATCGTGATGAACTGCTGGCCAAGGCGCGCGCCTGGATTATCGCCCATCCTTCAGCTGTGCAGCGCTGGGACGTGAAGGGTTACCAAATTCCCGGTGGTACGCCGTCGAACCCGAAAGTCGCGCAAATGCTGGCCATCGCGCCGTCTATCCTGCGCAGCAAAACCCAGGGCTGCCTGCCCGCGCCAGAGAAAATCCTCTGCGCCGCGGTGGAAGGTGCTCAGGTGGATTTTGACACCGCGCACTTGATCGAAACCCGCTACTTCACCGAATTGACCACCGGCCAGGTGTCGAAAAACCTGATTGGTACGTTCTGGTTCCAGCTCAACGAAATCAATGCCGGCAGCTCGCGGCCTCAGGGCTTTTCGCCCTACGTGACTCGTCGGGTGGGTGTACTGGGCGCAGGCATGATGGGCGCCGGAATCGCCTTTGTCAGCGCGTCGGCCGGCATCGACGTGGTGCTCAAGGACATCAATCTTGCGGCCGCGCAGAAGGGCAAGGCTCATTCGGCGGTGCTGCTGGACAAGAAGGTTGCGCGTGGCCAATTGAGTGTCGATCAGCGCGATGCAACGCTGGCGCGAATTCACCCCACTGAAAGCGACGCCGATCTGGCCGGTTGTGATCTGATCATTGAAGCGGTGTTTGAAGATCGCGATTTGAAAGCCAACGTTTCTTCGGCGGCGCAAAAAGTCGTTGGGCCAGATGCAGTGATTGCTTCCAACACGTCGACCTTGCCAATCAGCGGCCTCGCGACCGCCGTGCCGGATCAGAGCAAGTTCCTCGGTCTGCATTTCTTCAGCCCCGTGGAGAAAATGCCCTTGGTGGAAATCATCAAAGGCGCCCACACCAGCGACGAAACTCTGGCTCGCGGGTTCGATTTCGTCCTGCAAATCAAGAAAACCCCGATTGTGGTCAACGACAGTCGCGGTTTCTTCACTTCGCGGGTGTTCGGCACATTCACCAACGAAGGCATTGCCATGCTGGGCGAAGGCGTGAGCGCGCCGATGATCGAGACCGAAGCGCGCAAGGCCGGCATGCCGATCGGACCTCTGGCGATCTCCGACGAAGTTTCCCTCAGCCTGATGAGCCATATCCGCCAGCAGACCGCCAAAGACCTGCAAGCAGAAGGGAAACCGCTGATTGAGCACCCGGCGTTCGCCGTGATTGACTTGTTGCTCAACGAATACAAGCGTCCGGGTAAGGCTGGAGGGGGTGGTTTCTACGATTATCCGGCCCGTGGGCAGAAGCATCTGTGGCCAGAGCTGAAAAGCCGTTTCGAGAAGGCTGACGGGCAGATTTCGCCGAAGGACGTGCGTGATCGACTGTTGTTCGTGCAAGCCATCGAAACGGTGCGCTGTGTGGAGGAGGGGGTGTTGACCTCGACGGCGGACGCCAACGTCGGCTCGATCTTCGGCATCGGCTTCGCCGCCTGGACCGGTGGCGCGCTGCAATTCATCAATCAGTACGGCGTGAAAGATTTCGTCGCCCGCGCCCAGTACCTGGCGGAGCAGTATGGCGAGCGATTCGCACCTCCTGCGCTATTGCTGGAGAAAGCGGCTAAAGGGGAGGCGTTCTAG
- a CDS encoding amidotransferase, whose product MSLRICILETDILRPELVDQYQGYGQMFQRLFSQQPIAAEFTVYNVMQGEYPGEELTFDAYLVTGSKADSFGTDPWIETLRAYLLTRYERGDKLLGVCFGHQLLALLLGGKSERAAQGWGVGTHNYKLAAKAPWMSPVREELTLLISHQDQVTALPENATVIASSDFCPFAAYHINDQVLCFQGHPEFIHDYSRALLDIRQEALGEQIYSKGMASLEHEHHGTTVAEWMMRFVAHKPESGAV is encoded by the coding sequence ATGTCGTTACGCATCTGCATTCTGGAAACCGACATCCTGCGTCCGGAACTGGTCGATCAATATCAGGGTTACGGGCAGATGTTCCAGCGTCTGTTTTCGCAGCAACCCATCGCTGCCGAGTTCACCGTTTACAACGTGATGCAGGGCGAGTATCCCGGCGAAGAGCTGACGTTTGACGCCTACCTGGTCACCGGCAGCAAGGCCGATTCCTTCGGCACCGACCCGTGGATTGAAACCCTCAGGGCTTACCTGCTGACCCGCTACGAGCGCGGCGACAAACTGTTGGGCGTGTGCTTCGGCCATCAACTGTTGGCATTGCTGCTGGGCGGCAAGAGCGAGCGTGCGGCCCAAGGCTGGGGCGTCGGCACCCACAACTACAAACTCGCCGCCAAGGCGCCGTGGATGAGCCCGGTGAGGGAAGAACTGACCTTGTTGATCAGCCACCAGGATCAGGTCACCGCGCTCCCGGAAAATGCCACGGTCATCGCTTCCAGCGATTTCTGCCCGTTCGCCGCGTACCACATCAACGATCAGGTGCTGTGCTTCCAGGGGCATCCGGAATTCATTCACGATTACTCGCGGGCGTTGTTGGATATTCGTCAGGAAGCGCTGGGCGAGCAGATTTATTCGAAAGGTATGGCGAGCCTTGAGCACGAGCATCACGGCACTACCGTCGCGGAGTGGATGATGCGGTTTGTGGCGCATAAGCCAGAATCTGGGGCGGTTTAA
- a CDS encoding magnesium and cobalt transport protein CorA: MGRVVAAAVYSAGKKVTNITLDEGAAWAAKPGHFVWIGLEEPNAQELFNLQRQFNLHELAIEDALEKHSRPKLETFGDALFIVTYSPIRHEGKLQFIETHIFAGNGYIITARNGHSASYAHVRQRCEARPLLLEHGEDFVLYAILDFVIENYQPMGEAIHAEIDELERNVMCSSLNERDIQKLHSLRRDVLRLRRFAAPMVEIGEELQKLSFPFIDKNMRPYFRDVQIHVTRQMEDLTTLADIASQTIEVGVLLEASRQSVVQRKFAAWAAILAFPTAVAGIYGMNFQDMPELSWQYGYFGVLGVIAVGCVSLWASFKKSGWL, from the coding sequence ATGGGTAGAGTTGTTGCTGCTGCGGTTTATAGCGCCGGTAAGAAAGTCACCAATATCACCCTCGACGAAGGCGCTGCCTGGGCGGCAAAGCCTGGCCACTTTGTCTGGATCGGCCTCGAAGAGCCGAACGCCCAGGAGCTGTTCAATCTGCAACGCCAGTTCAACCTGCATGAACTGGCCATCGAAGACGCCCTGGAAAAACACAGTCGGCCGAAACTGGAAACCTTCGGCGACGCGCTGTTCATCGTCACGTATTCGCCGATCCGGCATGAAGGCAAACTGCAGTTCATCGAAACTCATATCTTTGCCGGCAATGGTTACATCATTACCGCACGCAACGGCCACTCCGCGTCCTACGCCCATGTCCGACAGCGCTGTGAGGCGCGTCCGCTGTTGCTGGAGCACGGGGAAGATTTCGTACTCTATGCCATCCTCGACTTCGTGATCGAAAACTACCAGCCCATGGGCGAAGCGATCCATGCGGAGATCGATGAGCTGGAACGCAACGTCATGTGTAGCTCCCTGAACGAGCGCGACATTCAAAAACTCCACAGCCTGCGCCGCGATGTACTGCGCTTGCGCCGGTTTGCGGCGCCGATGGTGGAGATCGGTGAGGAATTGCAGAAGCTGAGTTTTCCGTTCATCGACAAGAACATGCGCCCGTACTTTCGCGATGTGCAGATCCATGTGACACGGCAGATGGAAGACCTGACGACCCTGGCGGACATTGCCAGTCAGACCATTGAGGTTGGGGTGTTGCTGGAGGCGTCACGCCAAAGCGTGGTGCAGCGCAAGTTCGCGGCGTGGGCGGCGATTCTGGCGTTCCCGACGGCGGTGGCGGGGATTTACGGGATGAACTTTCAGGACATGCCGGAGTTGAGTTGGCAATATGGGTATTTCGGAGTGTTGGGGGTTATTGCGGTGGGGTGCGTAAGTTTGTGGGCGAGTTTCAAGAAGTCGGGGTGGTTGTAG